TCATTTCAGTTAGGAATGGCTTCTATAGAGGCATCACATTCATGGAAAAAAGCTTCTGTATTTGTAGATTTAGGTTTCGGAAGCAGAGCATCTGAATTTTCATATAATGACGAAGCAAATACATTTATGATTAAACAGTTAATGTTTACTTATGAGCTTTCGGATAAATTTAAAATGGTTTTTGGTAGTTTCGGTACACATGTAGGATACGAGCTATTGGATGCTGTGGATAATAAAAATTATAGTATGTCATATGCTTTTACAAATGGGCCATTCTTCAATACTGGGGTGAAAGCAATTTATACTTCAGGAAAATTTACAGCTATGGCAGGTATCACAAATCCTACGGATTTTAAATCGGCATTAGATGCTCCTTCAAAAAACAAAACGTTTATTGCTCAAGTTGGATATGTAGGTGATACAGGAAGTGCTTATTTTAATTTTACTACAGGAAGTAATAATCCATCATCTCCTAAAAACATAACTCAATTCGATTTTGTAGCATCAAAAAAATTAAATGATAAATTTTCTTTAGGTTTTAATGGAACTTATGCAATGGTTGCAGATGATTTTGATAGTGATTTAGATAGCGAATGGTTCTCATTAGTTGGATATGCTAGTTATGCTTTAAATAATAGTTTAAGCTTAGCTTATAGATTAGAGTATTTTGATGATAAAGATGGAATTTCGGCAAATGCAATTGGTGGAAATGTTTTAGGAAATACATTGTCATTAAATTATAAAGTGGGTAATTTAACTATTATTCCTGAGTTTAGATATGATAATTCATCTGAGGATTCATTCGTAGATAGCGATGGAGTAGGAACAGGTTCTAATGGATTTGTGTTACTTGCAACGACATATACTTTTTAATTTTTAAATAAAAAGATATTTTTTTTTTGGCTGTCAAGATCTTTTATGGTTTTGGCAGCTTTTTTTATAGGAAATAATTAGTGTTTAACTCTGGTTTCTAATGTAGAAATATGGTTTAAAGTGTTTTGTTTTAATCTAATTAGCATAATAATTTTAATAAAACAGTGCTTATGCGGTTTCGATCGGAGTCTGTTAAATTAGATCCTGAAGGTAAACTCAGTCCATTTTTAAATAATGTTTCTGCAATTTCTCCCCCATAGAAAGGATAGTTTTCATACAACGGTTGTAAATGCATGGGTTTCCACAAAGGCCTGCATTCTATATCTGAATCCAATAAAGTTAATCGGATCGTTTCTCTATTGATCCCATTTTTGGTTTCATTAGGATTTACGAGTATAGAAGTCAACCAATAATTGGTAAAATAGTCTGGATTTACTGTTGAAAAAACGGTGATTCCAGGTATATTTTTAAAAAGTGAGACATAAAAATCATGCATAGCTCTTCGTAAAGCAACATGTTCATCAAGAACTTTCATTTGGCCACGACCAATACCTGCACAAATATTGCTCATTTGATAATTATAACCTAGTTCGCTGTGTTGATAATGAGGTGCCTCATCTTTGGCTTGTGAAGCAAGAAATTGTATTTTTTTCTTTTGCTGATGACTTGAAGTTATGATTGCTCCACCTCCAGAGGTGGTTATGATTTTATTTCCATTAAATGAAAAAACACTAATATCTCCAAAAGTACCACATTTTTGACCTTTGTAACTGCTTCCTAGAGCCTCGGCACTGTCTTCTAGAATAGGAATGTTGTATTTATCTGCGACGGCTCTAATTTCATCTATTTTATAAGGGACGCCATATAGATGTACCGTGATGATTGCTTTTGGAATTTGACCTTTATGAATTGTATCGATAATTGCATTCTCTAAAGCGATTGGGCAAAGATTCCAAGTTTCGAGTTCACTATCAACAAAAATGGGTTTTGCTCCTTGGTATAAAATAGGATTGGCCGATGCTGAGAATGTGAAAGATTGGCAAATAACTAAGTCTCCAGCTTTTACATCCAAGAGTATTAAACCTAAATGAATGGCAGCTGTAGCGGAGCTTAGAGTAGTTACAAAAACATCGTTAGATAAGTATTTTTCCAAAACATGTTCAAATTCAGTAATATTTGCCCCAAATGGTGCAATCCAATTGGAGTCAAAAGCATCGTGTATATAACTGAGTTCGGAGCCTCCCATATGTGGAGAGGATAACCATATTTTTGATTTGATCATTATTTTTTTAGATGTTAAATCATATAATTAACAAAATGTTTTTGACGGCTACTTGTTCGTATTCATTTTGGAAAAAGTTATGTAATTTATTTTTATTTACAAGTATCTGAGATATGTACTATTGATTCGTTAGTTTTAAATATAGTAAAAATAAAAAAAAACGCCTTTTGAATTGACCAAAAAGCGTTTTTTATGGAATATAGTATTTCTACTTTTTGTAAATAGAATAGATAGTGCTAATTGTTTTTTCGTCTAATATATCATTAACTTCTGTTTGGATATAATGAAGTTTGAAAGCCATAATGGCTGCTGAAAGATTTTTAGTGCTATAACCAATTACCTGCAAGCCTTGTTCTGCATTAAATTCTGGTGGAGGACAAGGAAGTTCATCTTCAGGCCAAACTCCA
The Flavobacterium sp. 5 DNA segment above includes these coding regions:
- a CDS encoding outer membrane beta-barrel protein; its protein translation is MKKVLAILVLALTTSISFAQDGDSSGPPVTTFGGSADAYYKYDFSGKQLQPTSTSFTNANDSFQLGMASIEASHSWKKASVFVDLGFGSRASEFSYNDEANTFMIKQLMFTYELSDKFKMVFGSFGTHVGYELLDAVDNKNYSMSYAFTNGPFFNTGVKAIYTSGKFTAMAGITNPTDFKSALDAPSKNKTFIAQVGYVGDTGSAYFNFTTGSNNPSSPKNITQFDFVASKKLNDKFSLGFNGTYAMVADDFDSDLDSEWFSLVGYASYALNNSLSLAYRLEYFDDKDGISANAIGGNVLGNTLSLNYKVGNLTIIPEFRYDNSSEDSFVDSDGVGTGSNGFVLLATTYTF
- a CDS encoding DegT/DnrJ/EryC1/StrS aminotransferase family protein; protein product: MIKSKIWLSSPHMGGSELSYIHDAFDSNWIAPFGANITEFEHVLEKYLSNDVFVTTLSSATAAIHLGLILLDVKAGDLVICQSFTFSASANPILYQGAKPIFVDSELETWNLCPIALENAIIDTIHKGQIPKAIITVHLYGVPYKIDEIRAVADKYNIPILEDSAEALGSSYKGQKCGTFGDISVFSFNGNKIITTSGGGAIITSSHQQKKKIQFLASQAKDEAPHYQHSELGYNYQMSNICAGIGRGQMKVLDEHVALRRAMHDFYVSLFKNIPGITVFSTVNPDYFTNYWLTSILVNPNETKNGINRETIRLTLLDSDIECRPLWKPMHLQPLYENYPFYGGEIAETLFKNGLSLPSGSNLTDSDRNRISTVLLKLLC